A part of Halogeometricum sp. S3BR5-2 genomic DNA contains:
- a CDS encoding uracil-DNA glycosylase — translation MSDDAMDGLCVRECERCPALVESRSRIVNGVGPDEADLLFLGEAPGANEDEEGEPFVGRSGSVLDDALREVGLARADVRITNCVRCRPPENRDPTKEELGNCRGYLERELELVDPDLVVTLGKVPSEHLLDRSVAVTKEAGDVADVRLGDRSQRTLVCVHPAATLYDGSQKETFFDAVAKAADLSGLADGGDGQSSLGDF, via the coding sequence ATGAGCGACGACGCGATGGACGGCCTCTGCGTCCGCGAGTGCGAGCGGTGCCCCGCCCTCGTCGAGTCCCGGAGCCGAATCGTCAACGGCGTCGGCCCCGACGAGGCGGACCTCCTGTTCCTCGGCGAGGCGCCCGGCGCGAACGAGGACGAGGAGGGCGAACCGTTCGTCGGCCGGTCGGGGAGCGTCCTCGACGACGCCCTCCGCGAGGTGGGGTTGGCCCGCGCCGACGTGCGCATCACGAACTGCGTCCGGTGTCGGCCGCCGGAGAACCGCGACCCGACGAAGGAGGAACTGGGCAACTGCCGCGGCTACCTCGAACGAGAACTCGAACTCGTCGACCCGGACCTCGTCGTCACCCTCGGGAAGGTGCCCTCCGAACACCTGCTCGACCGCTCCGTCGCGGTGACGAAGGAGGCGGGCGACGTGGCGGACGTGCGCCTCGGCGACCGCTCCCAGCGCACCCTCGTCTGCGTCCACCCGGCCGCGACGCTGTACGACGGGAGCCAGAAGGAGACGTTCTTCGACGCCGTCGCGAAGGCGGCCGACCTCTCGGGCCTCGCCGACGGCGGCGACGGCCAGTCCAGCCTCGGCGACTTCTGA
- the hisH gene encoding imidazole glycerol phosphate synthase subunit HisH, producing the protein MSTTTAETRETVASVVMVDYGLGNLRSARRGLERAGADVTVSDDPETFADADGIVLPGVGAFSEGMENAGPFREALAEAADRGQPIFGICLGMQMLLTSSEEAAHAGEGEVEGLDLIPGRNVRFDEGQKVPHMGWNELDVERDHPLVEGVDGQYAYFVHSYYAVPENADAVVATTDYGVEFPAIVANEAGNVFGTQFHPEKSGETGLRILRNFVDFCAER; encoded by the coding sequence ATGAGCACGACGACGGCCGAGACGCGCGAGACGGTGGCCTCTGTGGTCATGGTCGACTACGGCCTCGGCAACCTCCGGAGCGCGCGGCGCGGCCTCGAACGCGCGGGCGCGGACGTGACCGTCTCGGACGACCCCGAGACGTTCGCCGACGCCGACGGAATCGTCCTCCCGGGAGTCGGGGCGTTCTCCGAGGGGATGGAGAACGCGGGCCCGTTCCGCGAGGCCCTCGCCGAGGCGGCCGACCGCGGTCAGCCGATTTTCGGCATCTGCCTCGGGATGCAGATGCTTCTGACCTCCTCGGAGGAGGCCGCCCACGCCGGCGAGGGCGAGGTGGAGGGACTCGACCTGATACCCGGACGCAACGTCCGCTTCGACGAGGGGCAGAAGGTGCCGCACATGGGCTGGAACGAACTGGACGTCGAGCGTGACCACCCCCTCGTCGAGGGCGTGGACGGACAGTACGCCTACTTCGTCCACTCCTACTACGCCGTCCCCGAAAACGCGGACGCCGTCGTGGCGACCACCGACTACGGCGTCGAGTTCCCGGCCATCGTCGCGAACGAGGCGGGCAACGTGTTCGGCACGCAGTTCCACCCCGAGAAGTCCGGCGAGACCGGACTCCGAATCCTCCGGAACTTCGTCGACTTCTGCGCGGAGCGGTAG
- a CDS encoding NifU family protein translates to MSAEGLERRTRNYLSNNVPQIQEHGGFFEVQDVDDETGEVTVAIGGACSGCGIAPMTMNAIEHRLPDEMDGVSSVKVVRAGGPRAAVMPTKTAEMESMEEYRDYSPPF, encoded by the coding sequence ATGAGCGCCGAAGGCCTCGAACGACGAACGCGGAACTACCTGAGCAACAACGTCCCGCAGATACAGGAGCACGGCGGGTTCTTCGAGGTGCAGGACGTCGACGACGAGACGGGCGAGGTGACAGTCGCCATCGGCGGCGCCTGCTCGGGGTGCGGCATCGCCCCGATGACGATGAACGCCATCGAGCACCGCCTGCCCGACGAGATGGACGGCGTCTCGTCGGTGAAAGTGGTCCGCGCGGGCGGCCCGCGGGCGGCGGTCATGCCGACGAAGACGGCCGAGATGGAGTCGATGGAGGAGTACCGGGATTACTCGCCGCCGTTCTGA
- the pheA gene encoding prephenate dehydratase, which translates to MQAVTLGPAGTYSHRAARAVADDVAFRESVSAIVDAVDAGEYERGVVPIENSIEGSVTETLDAIASANIAVTREIVTPIRHALLAQSEEFSVVASHSQALAQCRTYLETNYPEVKLEAVASTARGVERAREDSSIAGIGHPDNAGEGLSVVAEDIQDQSSNATRFFVIAPESARSDAGGKSTVVVYPNANYPGLLLELLEAFAERNINLSRIESRPSGNRLGDYLFHVDFEAGLYEERAQEALDAVEEIASRGWVKRLGSYDTQHVLY; encoded by the coding sequence ATGCAGGCAGTCACGCTGGGTCCGGCCGGGACGTACTCGCACCGCGCGGCGCGCGCCGTCGCCGACGACGTGGCGTTCCGCGAGTCGGTGTCCGCCATCGTCGACGCCGTCGACGCCGGCGAGTACGAACGCGGCGTCGTCCCCATCGAGAACAGCATCGAAGGCAGCGTCACGGAGACGCTGGACGCCATCGCCTCCGCGAACATCGCCGTCACCCGCGAGATAGTGACGCCCATCAGACACGCCCTCCTCGCGCAGTCCGAGGAATTCTCCGTCGTCGCCTCCCACTCGCAGGCCCTCGCGCAGTGTCGAACTTACTTGGAGACCAACTACCCCGAGGTGAAACTGGAGGCCGTCGCCAGCACGGCCCGCGGCGTCGAACGCGCCCGCGAGGACTCCTCCATCGCCGGCATCGGCCACCCCGACAACGCCGGCGAGGGTCTCTCCGTCGTCGCGGAGGACATCCAGGACCAGTCCTCGAACGCGACGCGGTTTTTCGTCATCGCGCCCGAGTCCGCCCGCTCGGACGCCGGCGGGAAGTCCACCGTCGTCGTCTACCCGAACGCCAACTACCCCGGATTGCTGCTCGAACTGCTCGAGGCGTTCGCGGAGCGGAACATCAACCTCTCGCGCATCGAGTCCCGCCCCAGCGGCAACCGCCTCGGCGACTACCTGTTCCACGTCGACTTCGAGGCCGGACTGTACGAGGAACGCGCGCAGGAGGCGCTCGACGCCGTCGAGGAGATAGCCTCGCGCGGGTGGGTCAAGCGCCTCGGCTCGTACGACACACAGCA